In the Triticum aestivum cultivar Chinese Spring chromosome 2B, IWGSC CS RefSeq v2.1, whole genome shotgun sequence genome, cctgctgctccGCAATCTTGCATGGTCACCGCCGAGTACGGCATGTCCGAGGGGTGGATCAGCGCTAACATCAAGCCCGGGGTGCCACCAAAGTTGCCACGTTCCATGCAGCCCCGGAACCAGCCGCCGTTGCACGCCATTCCAATGAGAGGACTAAGAATAGAAGGGAACATGCGCTTTGCCGCGCCGTTTACTCCCTTGTAGAAAATATAGAAATATATAGACCCTTCCGGGAAAATCATCCATTCTAAATTTTCTATTGAAATATGAGCTCTTTTACGGTGATTGGCGAATTACAACTCGTAATTTCGCGTAACTCCGTCTTTGATTTATTTTGACCGTTAGATCTGGAAAAATAATCTAAAgattttttttaatgaaaagggtaTGATGGTAAACGAAAATACTAGACAGACGACACTCCATGCACGATGCATGCACGATTTACAATCAGATGGATGTGAAGCACTTTATTCCCTGATTCAATGGCTGGATGTGGAGTGTCGTTCATGCATCGTCCAAAAACGTCGTGTGTATAGCAGCTCTCGATGGTAAATGAGTAACCGAGTAGCTTCTTCCGTTCCGTTCCTCAGGGCACTTTCTTGGTCGCCCGTCCGCACGCAGATAATCCAGTTCTCGTCacatagccgccgccgcccttgccgctCGTAGACGGCTTGCTCGGTGCGCGGTTCCGATCAAGCAATCCCGTGGCGGCCCGATCCAAGCAAGTCCGGTACCTTGGTCTCGCTCCTCCCGCCAGGAACTACATGCCCTCCGCCGCGGCGCGCCGAAGCCTCCGCTGCCCCATCGCCCCCAGCAGCGCCTCCCGCCGCCGATAACCCGAccagcaacgccggcgaccagtcCATAGGCAGGTAGCCGCCAATCCTGCCTTCCTCCTCTCTGTTCCCTCAACCCCCGGCTCAATCTGAATCTATTTGCTCTATTAGCTCTGCTCTTTCTGAATCTCTTTGCTCTGAATTACTACGACAGTGTTGGGGCAGCTATCCAAATTTTGTGACAAGTCTTTTGGCCATCTTCATTTATAGATCTTATTTTAATTAAATTACTTGGTGTTTAGATAAATCATCAATATGAGGAACGTAGGTTACTTCTTGCTTAGTCCTGTGGAGAACTGACAATATATGTTCATCCTGAGATACGCCATTCCCTATCCTATCTATTGTGCAAAAACTTGTCAAAGATTCTGCAACTGTTGTAAGGGAGACTGCAACACATAATCTGGCATTACTGCTTTCTTTGTTTCCAAACATGGATAAATTTTATGAGGTCAATTTAAGTCTCACTAATTCTCAGAATCAGTGAAGGAGTGAAAACTTTATTTCAGTGTATATTAGCTAAATGCATGTTTTGTTGTTATTTTGCCTGTCCAAATTCAAGTTAATCAACCTCATGTTTCTAATTATTATTTTTCCTGTCCAAATTCTAGTTAATCGACCTTGGTGAAACTTGAACATGTAGCTTCCAACCAGCTTAAGGAAAAGGCCTGCTGTCAATTTCGCACGCGTGTAGGTGTAGGTGACAGTGGAACGGGTCTGATCGCTTTGCAGTTTCTGAATTTGTTTGCTATGTTCTGAAATCACTTATATACAAATCAACAAGTTTCTGAATTAATGATCTAAAAATCATCTAGTTTCTGAAAATCAACAAGTCAGCAATGCTGATCGATGGTCCAAACACCTCCAAGTGTCCAAGTAGATGTCACACCCATTGCGGTTTTGGTAAGATTAGATTCAGTTTACGATAGTTATAAAGCAGATGTCACGCCCATTGCAGATGTATTTGTCACATCTAGTAGATTGAGTGGTTTTGTTATTTGTTATTTGTGATAAGATTTCTTCTGTGATTTACTATTACCGTGAACTGATGTATTCGTAGCCAGTGAGTTGTAACTGCAGATGACTATTGACTATTGAGTGTGACTCGATCATGACATTTTGTACAGCAGCTTTTTCTTTCTTCATATGAACAATACTGTAATCATAAAAGGCATGAGATGTTGCACTTTTTTTAACTCATTCTGAACCTTTTATGTTGAGAGGAATATGTGAGTAGGGAAATTCTTTTACTTCTGGTGCATGATTGAGACCAGTTGTTAATTTGTATGTGATATGCAGGAAGACATGGCCGATGTAAGTGCTGAGTGTATGGCTGAGTACGACGACGTTGTCAGCAGGATGTTTGATAGCGAGGAAGAGGGTTTTAAGTTCTATAACAAGTATGCTCTTGAGAAAGGCTTTAGTGTGAGGAAAGGATATGTTGAGTGGGATGAAGCGAACGAGAAGATAATTCTGAAGAAACTTGTCTGTAGTCGTGAAGGTTGCCGTGAAGAGAAGCACatgaagaggaagagagaagataggAAGAGGAAGCCACGGAATATCACTCGTGTGGGTTGTAAAGCGAAATTTGTCATTGCAAGAGTCGCGAAAACAGGGCGATGGTTTGTGAAGGATTTCATCGATGAACACAATCATCCTCTGGCCCCACGAGACCTTGCTTGCTTTTTGCGTTCCCACAGAAGAATCAGCGACGAGCAAAAAGCAGACATTATAGAGATGGAAAGTGTTGGAATCCGGAAACACAAAATCATGGATGTGTTGTGCATGCAGTACGGTGGATATGACCATGTTGGATGCATGACGAGGGACATCTATAACTTCTGTCATCGCTACAAGCAGGAAACAGTTGCTGTCGGCGATGCTCAGACTGTGATTCGTCACATGATGGCGCGGCAAGAGAGAGACCCAGATTATTTCTTCAAATACTTGGTTGATAAAGATGGGCATCTGAAGGGATTGTTCTGGTCCGATACTCAATCCCGCcttgactacgaggctttcggCGATGTTGTGGTTTTTGATAGCACATACAGGACCAATAAGTATAATCTGCCATTTGTGTCAtttgtcgggttgaatcaccaccgcaACACAGTTATCTTTGGATGCGAGATTATTTCTCATGAAACTAACGAGGCGTACGAGTGGATGTTGCGGACATTTTCTGAAGCCATGTCGCAGAAGCATTCGATATCTGTAATCACTGAcggggaccttgcaatgcagagagcgATCAGGGTGGTGTGGCCTGACTCATACCACAGGCTGTGTGtatggcacattcagcagaacatcgtacgccatctgcatgatgaTGAGGTTAGGGAAGAATTCAGATCTTTCATATATGACTCATCTTCTACTGTAGAGCATGAGAGAAAATGGATAGAGTTCTTACGAAGGAATGAAGTGACAAGTGAGGAGTCGTGGTTGCATCAGATGTATCAGATGAGGAAGCTGTGGTGTGCTCCATACCTGGTGGGGCGTTGTTTCTtaggattgagcagcaatcagCGGAGTGAGAGCCTAAACTCCGTGCTACATACACATCTTGAGGGTAAGATGACATTGTTTGAtatgctagagcactatgagcgttgccttTCGGGACGACGCTTGAACGAGGCGATCCTAGACATCGTGGCCTTGCAGTCTGTTCCATTTACAGACGCTGATGCTTCAAGTCTTGAAAAACATGCTGCCCGGGTTTTCACACCTTGTATGTTTCAGTTGGTCAGATGGAGCATAAATGCTGTCAGCAAATGTGTTATCAGCGAGATACTAGATGCATGGGAGTTGACTACATATGTTGTGGCTAAGATCGATAGAAGAGAGAAGAAGTTTGAAGTACGCTGTGAGATGAATGAAGGTTCTTTGTACATGATCAGTTGTTCTTGTCGTAAGCTGGAATGCTTGGGAACACCATGCTCTCACATATTCTACATCTTGGGAATACGTCAAGTGGAACTGCTGCCTAGGTGTTGTGTTCCCATGAGGTGGACGATGAGTGCGAAGTCTGCATTCCCTCCGATCAGAAAGAGCGAGATGTATGACTATTCGGCAAGCCTTGTGAGGTACCGTGAGTTGCGGAATTTGAGTCACGTGGCATGTTTCCGGGCATGTCAATCTAGTGAGGAGTATCAGCGTCTGGAGATGGTTCTGAGTGAACAAGATGGCAGCAAGGAATCAAGCCGTGGTCAGGAGGAATGCATTAGGTTTGGTCCGGTGCTGCCACAGACGACGGAAATTGATTGTGGAGATTTGGAAAAGGTTCTGGACCCAGTGCATGTGTAAGGCCGAGGTGCACCGAAGAAAAGGTTGCAGGCAAAGATGAAGAAGCAAAGGTCAAAGAGGAAATGTGGCTACTGTGGGGTGGAAGGTCATGATCGGCGTACATGCAATAAATTGAAAGAGGTGTCAAATATGTCTAACTTTTATTTTTACATCTGATTTACTCATTACTATAGTGCACTAATTATATCTGTTGCTGTGTAGGAAATGATGGCAGCAAACTGTTAGCTACAACTCTCTGTACAAGGCCATTGGCAAAATGGACGCAGCTGCTGAGCCTCAAGAGAGTGATGTTGTGTTGGTGGCGAAGTGGCCCAACCGCCTCTATCCTATGTGAGCATTACAATGACCACCTGATGAAAACGATCCTCCCAAATGATAACCTGGGAGGTCCTTTGTCCATAATTAATCCGGTCTATCTGTTTTTGGCAAACCTGCCATTTTAGTGCAAGTTTCACAAATTATGCATGATTTTTAGGTTGTATGTTGCATCACTGGAGTATTTCTAGCGTTACTTCTTTTACATAGAGAAAGCTTTAGTTCTTTAAATTGTGATTATATATGCTACCAAAGAGAAATGTGATAGCTTGTTATCTTGTTCTCAATTAAATGTGCTCATAAGAGAGCTTCTTGATCCCAAAGAGAAATGTGATAGCTTGTTATCTTGTTCTCAATTAAATTTGTGTGCCGCTATCCTAAACCTCCTCTGCTTTCTCTGAAACAGGGTTGCCATGTGAAGAAAAATGATATGTGGGAGCTTTTGGATGGACAAAGGCTCCAGCAAGGAAGATAAGAGAGCTGCATTTCCTTACTTGCAATTCTAGTAATTATCTTTGTTATAACTTGTAGAGTGTAGCCGCAAAAAAACTTGTAGAGTGTGATGGCTTAATTAGGATGCTATGTAATCAGAGTACGTACACTATCATATGTATCATGACTGATTACGACCAAGGTGTGCGTTCCATGAAGAAGACTCCCATTTATATGTTTATTAATGATATTGTGTTGTGCTTGCTCTACTACATCTGTGTACATTATTTGTGGAATTGGTCTTACGTGGCACTATTTCAACTGGAGTTGGTCGGGTCCTCCTGCTCATTTTTTATGCGAATGAACATTGTTGTCGCCTGAAATGCTTGTACGGAAGGAGCACTGTAGACTTCATGTTGGGGCTTATCCTAAGCTTGCTGATAGGTGATCATTTCTGGCTTGTCATGTAGTGACCTTGAACTCTGAAACTGATTCAACCAATGTGCTATCTGATTGGTTATACCCAGGTACATGTACAGCTATATGATGGAAAATATGCATTTTGACAAATTGCACCAAAATTTTAAGCTAATACTCTGCCCGTCTCATGAAATGTGCCTGTGAAAATTTGCATCAATCCAAAATGTAGTGACATTCTTAATAAAACTGGTCGTTTCATTGATGTTACGAACATAAACCTGGTTTGGACTAGTGCAGCATATGCAATGCAAAAATAGTAAAAGCCACAATTAAGTGTGCGGGCATCAAAGGAACTTTTTATCTAAAAATTGAGCAACAACTCAAAGTTGAAAGCCTATTATTGTAAACATAGTCTCAAAATTGTCACTTGAATGAAGTTATTGTTGGATCAAAAATAATGCAAACACTAATTGGGACAATAGTTCAGCTCCAAAGCTTGAAATTGTAGAAAAACCAAAAGCCTACTGAAGAGGCTCATCACAGCTGCTGAAATCCAATGCTTTCTTCGTATTGTTATCTGCAAGTTTCTTCCTTTTGGGCGATGACCCATATTCGCCCATGTCCCTCTCGCCGATATCCATGTAGCCACATGCATATATGTCTTCTTCGGACATGTCCTGCCCATATGCATGCGAAAGGTATTTAGGTCAACATGCAAATGATGTGGCCCTTTTTTTAAATAATAAGTAGGAACTTGGCAATATAACCAACCTGTTCAGACATGTCATCGTCGCTATAATCTGGGAATGCACAATTCTTCACAATGTACAAATGACATTTCTTTATCCCTTCTAAAGTGTACAACATTTCATTGACATCATGCTGGCCTAACATCTTTACCATTCCTTCTGGTGGTACGCACCCAGGCTTGATGTAGTACAAATCTGCTTCCCCTTTGTACCCATGGTAACGCAaatttttcaccattatatgccaGTCCACCTTGGCAGGTTCAAGTACTGTCGTCATACCAGGTTTCTTGTTGTGGTATGCTTCAGGAACATGAGAAAGTTCTTCGTCCACATGAACAATAAATTGCATTACAACTACCTACATACGGCTCGTTGACATTAGTTTTTCCACAATATTAAAGTGTTCATACTTAGGATGTGCTTACCATTTGTAAAACATACTTACGTAGGATGAGACAGATTGCTCTGGTGTACGGATCTCTTGTTCAACCTGTAGAGGTACTGATGAGACAGATTGCTCTGGTGTAGGGATGTCTTGTTTTTCCTGAGCATGCTGTTGATATAAATTGATTTTGGTTTGTGTGTGGATAATTTAATGAATAATAAGTAAATAATGAAACATACCTTCGTGCCTGTACTAGCATGGTCTTGCATCATACCCCCTTCCATGCGGATCTCCTCCATCTTGGCCTTGTCATCCTGCTGAGGCTGCTGTGGTTACAAACTGATTTTGCTTTGTGTGTGGATAATGTAATGAATAATAATCTTAGTAAATAAAGGAACGTACCTTCAGGCGTGTATTAGCATGGTCCTGTATCGTATTTCCTTCCATGCGGGTCTCCTCCATCTTGGCCTTGTAATCCAGATCATTGCGGTCATGTGGTAAGTTAAGGTCCATGCCCACACGCGTCTGGATGTTATTGAAGCCCATCTTACCACGCTCGAGTTGTAGAACACGGTCTTGCATTATATTCCCTTCCATGCGGATCTCCTCCATTTTGGACTTGTGATTCATGTCATTACGCTCCTGCTTCAACATAAGGTCCATGTTCGCACGCGCCTGCATGATATTGAATTCCATCCTGCCACGCTCGAGCTGCATAGCGCGATCCAAGTTCTTGCGCTCCTGCTTCAACTTTAGGTCCATATCGTCATGGAAATGCTTCAACCTCTGATCCATGGCTGCAAGCTCCTctttcatcatctgttccatggctGCACGCTCCTCCTTCCTCATGCGGTCCACGGTTGCCCGCTCCTGCTTCAGATTCTTGTCCATCACCTCTCGCTCCCGCTGCATATTCTTGTCCATCTCTTGATGCGCCTGATGCAAGTACTTGTCATCATTCACTCGGTTGTGATGTGCCTTTGAATCCATGATCCCTATAGAAACCAACATAACAGTGCTAGttacaatatgtttgaaaattgaaATATCTATTAATTTCAAACTGTCACTATTCAACACAATGTGGCCGAACTGAAGGTACGGAGTGCTTGGTGCTAGGTCCTAGGTGCACTATATAGATCAAATTACTAACTCCCATACTGCTACAATTTAGATAAAGTATTAGATATCTGTATTTTAGTTTAGTGCATGCGATGTGCCACTAAAAGGATCCGCAGATCGACCACCGCGGCACCGTCCGCATCCACTGTATTAATTGAATCTGATCGGTAATAAGAGGGAGGGAAACACCATAGGTGTACATACAGTTCGGTTGCAGAGCACCGGGTCGCCGGACGCGGAGGAGAGGATGTCGTCGGGCGTGGACGAGAGGGAGCCGCCGCCTGATGAACTGCTCCCGATGGGATTTGCGTCTATGGCTAGGTTTACGTACGTGGCTGGTAAGTTGGGCTGCTAAGTACTATATGGGCAATTCTATTACGTATCTGGATTGGGCTAGTAAGTACTATATGGGCTATTGTGCTCACGTGCATCAAATATCGTAAATCTGAAATAACAAAATGGTCTTGTTACTTAAAAAAACTTAAAAGAAAGTTCAACTAAAAAAAACTTAAAAGAAACTTTGTCTAAAAAAAAAGCTTAAAAGAAACTAAAACAAATCGTCGTCGTCACATTCCTTCCTGAAGGTGCTGCTCGGTACGCGACACCTGAAGTGCTAGAAGCGTGGTGGTACTTCTCTAGTGGGTGCAGCGGTCACTGGTCATCTTTGTTTCGTCGACCTGccattgtcggcatttgtttctctttctttttctttcttttcttttgggcttgTTTGTGCTGCGGCCCCAGCAAGCTCGTTGTATCGATCGGTTGGTTGCTTTATAatctaaagcggggggaaaccctttttcatcAATAGTGGTACTGGTAGTATCACACAACTCATCGTGGTAGTGATGTATCTGTATGACCCGTAGTACTAGATGTAAAGAGCCATGGTCGTGGTACTACCTGCAGCGGATGACTCACAACTACCAGTCGTACCGCCGAGCTGCCCACCCATGTGAAAGAAGTTTTGGGTTCGGAGTACCCGTAGTGGTGATAGCCAACTGCTGTCATGAGAATCGGTCTTACTCGTTGAGGGTGACTCGTGGTGTTAACATTTCCAGATGACCCATTGTGCTAAAAGGGTTCCAGGGATCAATAGTGCTACTGATAATATACGACACATGGTGGTAGTGATGTACCCGGATGACCCATAGTACTTGGTACTGCTGCAGACGCTGTTGGTGAGTCCGTCAGGATGGGGGAGAGCACGTGCCTCAAGACTATTGTCAAATTTGCTCACGCCGTGATTGAGGTGTTTGGACAGGAgtatctcagagaaccaaatgcACGGGACACGGGagaagttgttggctattggagaggcaagggggttttcaggaatgctcggatcaattgattgcatgTAGTGGCAATGGAAAAACTGCCCCAAAGGTCTGCGGGTaatgtatcaaggtcacaccagagaggccaccatcatactagaagcgGTGGCACCATATGACTTATGGGTTTGGCATACTTTCTTTGGAATGCCCAGTTGTCACAACggcatcaacgtgcttcaacgatctCCGGTGTTCAGGAGGCTTTGCAATGGGGAATCACCGCCGTGCAACTACGCCTGTCAACGACAGGGACTACAACATGGGGTACCAACATTTGTTATTTACGTGCGACATTGTGGTGCATGATTGACTTTTGCTGAGCCACCttgaaggtccgcaaagctgcatatcaacgatggagccgcgtcgagctcgggtgaggaggtgatccatcattcttttcttcggtggctgatgtggtggtgccggaggcaggtgacaggtgttggtgtcaagctcagagaagTTTTGCTATCTTTTCACTTctgtcatgtcggtctttacgtgacttgtactttgttttttaaatatatgaatgagacacgtactACCAT is a window encoding:
- the LOC123043758 gene encoding protein FAR1-RELATED SEQUENCE 5, which codes for MADVSAECMAEYDDVVSRMFDSEEEGFKFYNKYALEKGFSVRKGYVEWDEANEKIILKKLVCSREGCREEKHMKRKREDRKRKPRNITRVGCKAKFVIARVAKTGRWFVKDFIDEHNHPLAPRDLACFLRSHRRISDEQKADIIEMESVGIRKHKIMDVLCMQYGGYDHVGCMTRDIYNFCHRYKQETVAVGDAQTVIRHMMARQERDPDYFFKYLVDKDGHLKGLFWSDTQSRLDYEAFGDVVVFDSTYRTNKYNLPFVSFVGLNHHRNTVIFGCEIISHETNEAYEWMLRTFSEAMSQKHSISVITDGDLAMQRAIRVVWPDSYHRLCVWHIQQNIVRHLHDDEVREEFRSFIYDSSSTVEHERKWIEFLRRNEVTSEESWLHQMYQMRKLWCAPYLVGRCFLGLSSNQRSESLNSVLHTHLEGKMTLFDMLEHYERCLSGRRLNEAILDIVALQSVPFTDADASSLEKHAARVFTPCMFQLVRWSINAVSKCVISEILDAWELTTYVVAKIDRREKKFEVRCEMNEGSLYMISCSCRKLECLGTPCSHIFYILGIRQVELLPRCCVPMRWTMSAKSAFPPIRKSEMYDYSASLVRYRELRNLSHVACFRACQSSEEYQRLEMVLSEQDGSKESSRGQEECIRFGPVLPQTTEIDCGDLEKVLDPVHV
- the LOC123039052 gene encoding uncharacterized protein → MDSKAHHNRVNDDKYLHQAHQEMDKNMQREREVMDKNLKQERATVDRMRKEERAAMEQMMKEELAAMDQRLKHFHDDMDLKLKQERKNLDRAMQLERGRMEFNIMQARANMDLMLKQERNDMNHKSKMEEIRMEGNIMQDRVLQLERGKMGFNNIQTRVGMDLNLPHDRNDLDYKAKMEETRMEGNTIQDHANTRLKDDKAKMEEIRMEGGMMQDHASTGTKVEQEIRTPEQSVSSYVVVMQFIVHVDEELSHVPEAYHNKKPGMTTVLEPAKVDWHIMVKNLRYHGYKGEADLYYIKPGCVPPEGMVKMLGQHDVNEMLYTLEGIKKCHLYIVKNCAFPDYSDDDMSEQDMSEEDIYACGYMDIGERDMGEYGSSPKRKKLADNNTKKALDFSSCDEPLQ